Proteins encoded in a region of the Rickettsia bellii RML369-C genome:
- a CDS encoding 50S ribosomal protein L25/general stress protein Ctc has protein sequence MSEILELEAKSRNEFGTGAARALRREGRVPAIIYGAKKTPVSISLEEKEITKYYRKPAFISQLINLTIEGTQYKVLPKAVELHPVTDIVRHVDFVFLEDKTQKMEVPVVYEGKERALGVKRGGYFNIVKRRVTLLCDVNNIPRNVTIDVTNMPIATSLKSSKVKLPEGCSFTTKKEFVLATIIGRRGAKTEAEGEQTAEAAK, from the coding sequence ATGAGTGAAATATTAGAACTTGAAGCAAAGTCTCGCAATGAATTTGGTACAGGTGCAGCAAGAGCCTTAAGAAGAGAAGGGCGTGTTCCTGCTATTATTTATGGTGCAAAGAAAACCCCAGTTAGTATTTCTTTAGAAGAAAAAGAAATAACAAAATATTATAGAAAGCCAGCTTTCATATCTCAGCTAATTAATTTAACAATTGAAGGCACGCAATATAAAGTATTGCCGAAAGCTGTAGAATTACATCCTGTTACAGATATAGTACGCCACGTTGATTTTGTTTTTTTAGAAGATAAAACCCAAAAAATGGAAGTTCCTGTAGTATATGAGGGGAAAGAAAGAGCATTAGGCGTTAAAAGAGGCGGATATTTCAATATAGTAAAAAGAAGAGTTACTTTATTATGTGATGTTAATAATATCCCAAGAAACGTAACTATTGACGTTACTAATATGCCGATTGCTACTTCATTAAAATCTTCAAAAGTAAAACTACCAGAAGGTTGTAGCTTTACTACAAAAAAAGAATTTGTGCTTGCAACTATAATAGGACGTAGAGGTGCAAAAACTGAAGCCGAGGGCGAACAAACTGCTGAAGCAGCGAAGTAA
- a CDS encoding 7-carboxy-7-deazaguanine synthase QueE, whose translation MFGQNPKRGVLKGDGTQLQVQFIFKTIQGEGIFVGVPAIFIRLGGCNLACDFCDTEFENFETIKIDDILSKVNLLALNSKNEQSVKLVVITGGEPMRQPIELLCQKLLEQDFKVQIETNGTLYRSLPDEVSIICSPKAGKKGYSKIREDLLPKISAVKFIIAKNILEYSLIPEIGQTAYNIPVFVQPMDQNDQKLNKENNELAVKLALESGARLSVQTHKFIGIE comes from the coding sequence ATGTTTGGGCAGAATCCTAAAAGAGGAGTATTAAAAGGTGACGGGACGCAATTACAAGTGCAGTTTATTTTTAAGACTATTCAAGGGGAGGGGATATTTGTAGGTGTTCCTGCTATATTCATTAGGCTTGGAGGATGTAACCTTGCGTGCGATTTTTGTGATACAGAATTTGAAAATTTCGAAACAATCAAAATAGATGATATTTTATCTAAGGTTAACTTGCTTGCTTTAAATTCTAAAAACGAGCAATCAGTTAAGTTAGTAGTGATAACAGGTGGTGAGCCGATGCGTCAACCTATAGAATTATTGTGCCAAAAATTATTAGAACAAGATTTTAAGGTACAGATAGAAACTAACGGCACGTTATATCGTTCTTTGCCGGATGAAGTATCTATAATATGCTCGCCTAAAGCAGGTAAAAAAGGCTATAGTAAAATCAGGGAAGATTTATTGCCTAAAATTAGTGCTGTAAAATTTATCATTGCTAAGAATATTTTAGAGTATAGCTTAATACCTGAAATAGGGCAAACTGCTTACAATATACCGGTTTTTGTTCAGCCTATGGATCAAAATGATCAAAAACTTAACAAAGAAAATAACGAATTAGCAGTAAAATTAGCTTTAGAGAGTGGTGCTAGGTTGTCAGTACAAACTCATAAATTTATAGGCATAGAGTAA
- the rpmI gene encoding 50S ribosomal protein L35, with amino-acid sequence MPKLKTKSAVKKRFKLTASGKVVASQAGKKHFMRRRTKAQIRNLRGTTILCDQDGYNIKKYFLPYGTN; translated from the coding sequence ATGCCTAAATTAAAGACAAAATCTGCTGTAAAAAAGCGCTTTAAACTTACTGCTAGTGGTAAAGTGGTTGCATCTCAAGCAGGTAAAAAACATTTTATGCGTCGTCGTACTAAAGCTCAAATTCGTAACTTACGTGGAACTACGATCCTTTGTGATCAAGATGGGTATAACATCAAAAAATATTTTCTTCCATATGGTACAAATTAA
- the rplT gene encoding 50S ribosomal protein L20 — MTRAKSGKISKNRHKKILKLAKGYRGRASTCFRVAIEKVEKGLQYAYRDRRNRKRDFRGLWIQRINAAVREHGLVYSQFMGALKKAEIDIDRKVLAELAVNNNEEFASIVEQAKAHI; from the coding sequence ATGACACGTGCAAAATCAGGAAAAATTTCCAAAAATCGACATAAAAAAATCCTCAAACTTGCAAAAGGTTATAGAGGTAGAGCTAGTACTTGCTTTAGAGTGGCTATTGAGAAAGTAGAAAAAGGACTACAATATGCTTACAGAGATCGTAGAAATCGTAAGCGTGATTTCAGAGGTCTGTGGATTCAAAGAATAAATGCAGCGGTAAGAGAGCATGGTTTAGTATATTCTCAATTTATGGGGGCTCTTAAAAAAGCTGAGATCGATATAGATCGTAAAGTCCTTGCAGAACTTGCTGTAAATAACAATGAAGAATTTGCAAGTATCGTAGAACAAGCAAAGGCACATATTTAA
- the rpmH gene encoding 50S ribosomal protein L34, whose amino-acid sequence MKRTFQPSNLVRKRRHGFRARMATASGRAILRNRRAKGRKKLSA is encoded by the coding sequence ATGAAGCGTACATTTCAACCTAGTAATTTAGTAAGAAAAAGAAGACATGGTTTTAGAGCTAGAATGGCTACTGCCTCTGGAAGAGCAATTTTAAGAAACCGTCGTGCTAAAGGCAGAAAAAAACTATCCGCATAA
- the rnpA gene encoding ribonuclease P protein component — MFITSLKNQKEFELINKLGKKFHEKYFILVIAKNIPKIFLESKYNIFLGIKVSKKLNKKAVVRNKIKRRIKHLIRLICNNSNLKKLAMIIIPRKGFDTADFSVLNHELSKAILDFYNPKK; from the coding sequence TTGTTTATCACCTCTTTAAAAAATCAAAAGGAATTTGAGCTTATAAATAAGCTTGGTAAAAAATTTCATGAAAAATATTTTATTTTGGTGATAGCAAAGAATATCCCAAAAATCTTTCTTGAATCAAAATATAATATCTTCCTAGGAATAAAAGTTAGCAAAAAGCTAAATAAAAAAGCTGTAGTACGTAATAAAATTAAAAGACGTATAAAACATCTTATTAGGCTTATTTGTAATAATTCTAATCTTAAAAAGCTTGCGATGATAATTATTCCAAGAAAGGGCTTTGATACGGCAGACTTTTCAGTATTAAATCATGAATTAAGCAAAGCAATTTTAGATTTTTACAATCCAAAAAAATAA
- the ralF gene encoding T4SS guanine nucleotide exchange effector RalF (RalF, a virulence factor secreted by type IV secretion systems (T4SS), is a guanine nucleotide exchange factor that acts on host cell ADP-ribosylation factors.) — protein MDPLIKREVISSFNDKPKDGINKIKEWCASNNKDFAEETAKFFREEKNNLDLVAVGDYLGTDGEDNKKVLDHFVKQFDFKDKNYLKSLREFLKAFKLPGEAQKIDRLVESFASKYYEQNTTTDINHADAAFISAYATVGLNTNLHNPSVKDKWTIDQFKDQLKGLNAESKLQGIKSGKNFSNEFLENIYNGIKAEPFELNFIQTATGYEIAGISSQNDKTFKKLDDFLTAKTDINNVFSNLGNNVTAQHKQPKTWLNKFTGYEGSVSVKAGNAEVEIQVYKPNILSKWFLGEKSKLVIQPKGGSEQSLKLAAQIAASFETKVTSIKATYDYLKQDLENYYNNPEQELRKANSVVDLHNKIKETTAKVQQADPEIPDTKSIPLASETNFQDLKEAEIGIQPAKTQPVEKPKFNTPAEELAWRNAQKKQAIDTPVTKNEEPKAQIDNHKKRLEELKQKQEDLENKKKELEEKKANSNITKEEKWRIVAELEGVTKHLESIKKEHNTINTAEEREKQFNKSSQSSALKGEPTAADKQQQAAMELIRLRKEQRLQKEAASKAIIANNPATQPLKPGVIPPPPPPPPGKGVPIPPPPPPPMPGQGVPIPPPPPPPMPGKGGAGPKPSPMPAIPPKLQETLKTIQTTQDGNKQQGNNNFQDDLRKTLARRNSPTR, from the coding sequence ATGGATCCGTTAATAAAAAGAGAAGTAATAAGTTCCTTTAATGATAAACCTAAAGATGGAATTAATAAGATCAAAGAATGGTGTGCTAGTAATAATAAAGATTTTGCAGAAGAGACAGCTAAGTTTTTTCGTGAGGAAAAAAATAATTTAGATTTAGTAGCTGTTGGAGATTATCTTGGAACAGATGGAGAAGATAATAAAAAAGTATTAGATCATTTTGTTAAACAATTTGATTTTAAAGATAAAAATTATTTAAAAAGTTTAAGAGAGTTTTTAAAAGCTTTTAAATTACCAGGTGAGGCTCAAAAAATAGATAGATTGGTTGAAAGTTTTGCCTCTAAATATTACGAGCAAAATACTACTACTGACATAAATCATGCAGACGCAGCTTTTATATCAGCTTATGCTACTGTAGGTCTTAATACTAATCTTCATAATCCTAGCGTAAAAGATAAATGGACAATTGATCAGTTTAAGGATCAACTAAAAGGTTTAAATGCAGAAAGTAAATTACAAGGTATTAAGAGTGGTAAAAATTTTAGCAATGAGTTCTTAGAAAATATTTATAATGGAATAAAAGCAGAGCCTTTTGAATTAAATTTTATACAAACTGCTACTGGTTATGAAATAGCCGGTATAAGTTCACAAAATGATAAAACTTTTAAAAAACTAGATGATTTTTTAACAGCAAAAACAGATATAAACAACGTTTTTTCTAATCTAGGAAATAATGTAACTGCACAGCATAAACAACCAAAAACATGGCTTAATAAGTTTACAGGCTATGAGGGTAGTGTATCAGTTAAAGCAGGTAATGCAGAGGTAGAAATACAAGTTTATAAACCAAATATTTTATCAAAATGGTTTTTAGGAGAAAAAAGTAAACTTGTGATTCAGCCTAAAGGAGGATCAGAGCAATCTTTAAAATTAGCAGCTCAGATTGCAGCAAGTTTTGAGACTAAAGTAACCTCTATCAAAGCAACATATGATTATTTGAAACAGGATTTAGAAAATTATTATAATAATCCTGAACAGGAACTAAGAAAAGCAAATTCAGTGGTAGATCTTCATAATAAAATAAAAGAAACTACTGCAAAAGTACAACAAGCTGATCCAGAAATACCTGATACTAAAAGCATTCCTTTAGCCTCTGAAACAAATTTTCAAGATCTCAAAGAAGCAGAGATAGGCATTCAGCCAGCAAAAACTCAACCAGTAGAAAAGCCAAAATTTAATACTCCTGCAGAAGAGTTAGCTTGGAGAAATGCACAAAAAAAGCAAGCTATTGATACTCCAGTAACTAAAAATGAAGAACCTAAAGCACAAATAGATAATCACAAAAAACGTTTAGAGGAATTAAAGCAAAAACAGGAAGATCTAGAAAATAAAAAGAAAGAGCTTGAAGAAAAAAAAGCTAATTCTAATATTACTAAAGAAGAAAAATGGAGAATTGTCGCTGAATTAGAAGGAGTTACTAAGCATCTTGAAAGCATAAAAAAAGAACATAATACTATAAATACTGCTGAAGAAAGAGAGAAACAATTTAATAAAAGCTCACAATCTTCGGCTTTAAAAGGTGAGCCTACTGCAGCTGATAAGCAGCAACAAGCTGCTATGGAATTAATCAGGCTTAGAAAAGAGCAAAGATTACAAAAAGAAGCTGCTAGTAAGGCTATAATTGCTAATAATCCAGCTACACAACCTCTAAAACCTGGTGTTATACCACCTCCACCACCACCTCCTCCGGGGAAAGGTGTTCCTATTCCTCCGCCTCCGCCACCTCCAATGCCGGGACAAGGTGTTCCTATTCCGCCACCTCCACCACCTCCAATGCCAGGAAAGGGTGGGGCTGGTCCGAAGCCATCTCCAATGCCTGCTATTCCACCGAAATTGCAAGAAACATTAAAAACTATACAAACAACTCAAGATGGGAATAAGCAGCAAGGAAATAATAATTTTCAAGACGATCTAAGAAAAACTCTAGCAAGGAGAAATAGCCCAACACGTTAG
- a CDS encoding NADP-dependent malic enzyme, translating into MDEMNKINYTEALEYHQKDKPGKIAISATKPLVTQHDLSLAYSPGVAAPCLEIAKDTDEMYKYTARGNLVAVISNGTAVLGLGNLGAAASKPVMEGKAVLFKKFADIDAIDLEVDTKDPEEFINAVKYLGYSFGGINLEDIKAPECFVIEEKLKSLMDIPVFHDDQHGTAIITAAGLINAAHITNRRLENLKIVVNGAGAAAIACIDLLIALGADKSKIILCDTKGVIYQGRTEGMNKWKEAYANSTQLRTLEEALKDADVFIGLSVKGAVTKEMVSKMANNPIIFAMANPDPEITPEEIKQIRNDAIIATGRSDYNNQINNVMGFPYIFRGALDVRAKTINTEMKIAAAKAIADLARKPVPEEVYKAYAGRKMIFGNEYIIPVPFDPRLITVVPVAVAKAAIDSDVAKISDFNLNKYKKELESRLNPTSNYMNFLSEKIHNAPLKRIIFAEGEEEEIIVAAIMMRDEKYGNPILIGRMERIEAKLKQLGQDISLDGITIMNAALTDKLEIYIDYLYKRLQRKGYLYRDCAKLVKTDKNIFAACMLACGDGDALLTGITKSYVDSLEDILKVISRKPNRRILGYSIMIAKDNNIIISDNCITEYPNSRELAEIAAQTAEIAKDMGIVPRVALLSFSSFGNSSKEKTARIREAVNILDNFSEDKSKLNDMEVDFEYDGEMSVKVALDSNLRKLYKFCRLSGPANVLIMPGLNSAAISTELLQEFSSNSFIGPITNGFEKPVQILQATASASEILKIATFACVEAIK; encoded by the coding sequence ATGGATGAAATGAACAAAATAAATTACACTGAAGCACTTGAATATCACCAAAAAGATAAGCCAGGTAAAATTGCTATTTCAGCGACTAAGCCGCTTGTTACGCAGCATGATTTATCGCTTGCTTATTCTCCAGGTGTTGCTGCTCCTTGTCTCGAGATCGCCAAAGATACTGATGAGATGTATAAATATACGGCACGTGGAAATCTAGTTGCTGTGATTTCTAATGGTACTGCGGTGCTTGGGCTCGGTAATTTAGGAGCTGCTGCCTCAAAGCCAGTGATGGAGGGTAAAGCAGTACTTTTCAAAAAGTTTGCCGATATTGATGCAATAGATTTAGAAGTAGATACTAAAGATCCAGAAGAGTTTATTAATGCCGTAAAATATCTTGGTTATAGTTTCGGCGGAATTAACCTCGAAGATATCAAAGCTCCAGAATGTTTTGTTATTGAAGAGAAGTTAAAATCTTTAATGGATATACCAGTATTTCATGATGATCAGCACGGAACAGCAATTATCACCGCAGCAGGGCTAATTAATGCTGCTCATATTACTAACCGCAGGTTAGAGAATTTAAAAATAGTAGTTAATGGGGCGGGTGCTGCTGCTATTGCTTGTATTGATCTATTGATTGCTCTTGGAGCAGATAAATCAAAAATTATTTTATGTGATACTAAAGGTGTTATTTATCAAGGTCGCACGGAGGGTATGAATAAATGGAAAGAGGCTTATGCAAATAGCACGCAGCTTAGAACTTTAGAAGAAGCATTAAAAGATGCGGATGTATTTATAGGATTATCTGTAAAAGGTGCAGTAACTAAAGAGATGGTTAGCAAAATGGCAAATAATCCAATTATTTTTGCTATGGCTAACCCTGATCCGGAAATTACGCCGGAAGAGATAAAGCAAATTCGTAATGATGCGATTATAGCAACAGGTAGGTCAGATTATAATAATCAGATTAACAATGTTATGGGTTTCCCTTATATTTTTAGGGGAGCGTTAGATGTTAGAGCTAAAACCATCAATACAGAAATGAAAATAGCAGCAGCAAAAGCTATAGCAGACCTTGCTCGCAAGCCTGTGCCGGAGGAAGTATATAAGGCATATGCTGGTCGCAAGATGATTTTCGGTAATGAATATATTATCCCTGTTCCGTTTGATCCTCGTTTAATTACAGTAGTGCCGGTGGCGGTAGCTAAAGCAGCAATAGATAGCGATGTCGCTAAAATTTCTGATTTTAATCTCAATAAATATAAAAAAGAATTAGAAAGTAGATTAAACCCTACATCTAACTATATGAATTTCTTATCTGAAAAAATCCATAATGCACCTCTAAAACGTATTATTTTTGCTGAAGGAGAAGAAGAAGAAATAATCGTTGCTGCAATAATGATGCGGGATGAGAAATATGGAAATCCCATCTTGATCGGTCGCATGGAACGAATTGAAGCAAAGCTAAAACAATTAGGGCAGGATATTAGCCTAGATGGCATTACTATAATGAATGCCGCTCTAACCGATAAGCTTGAAATATATATTGATTATTTATATAAAAGGTTGCAACGCAAAGGTTATTTATACCGAGATTGTGCTAAGCTTGTTAAAACTGATAAGAATATTTTTGCTGCTTGTATGCTTGCTTGTGGTGATGGTGATGCACTTTTAACAGGTATTACAAAAAGCTATGTTGATAGTTTAGAAGATATACTAAAAGTCATTTCACGAAAACCTAATCGTAGAATCCTGGGTTATTCTATTATGATCGCAAAAGACAATAATATTATTATTTCTGACAACTGCATTACTGAATATCCAAATAGTCGCGAGCTTGCAGAAATAGCAGCTCAAACAGCAGAAATAGCTAAGGATATGGGAATTGTCCCACGTGTTGCACTTCTTTCATTTTCAAGCTTTGGCAATTCTTCTAAGGAAAAAACAGCTCGTATTCGTGAAGCAGTAAATATATTGGACAATTTTAGTGAAGATAAATCAAAGCTTAATGATATGGAAGTAGATTTTGAATATGATGGCGAAATGTCAGTTAAAGTTGCCTTAGATTCTAATTTACGTAAATTATATAAATTTTGTAGGTTATCCGGTCCTGCTAACGTCCTTATTATGCCTGGTCTAAACTCTGCCGCTATTTCTACTGAACTGCTTCAAGAGTTTTCTTCAAATAGTTTCATAGGTCCTATAACAAATGGCTTTGAAAAACCTGTTCAAATATTGCAAGCCACAGCGTCAGCGAGTGAAATACTAAAAATCGCAACTTTTGCTTGTGTTGAAGCTATAAAATAG
- a CDS encoding AEC family transporter yields the protein MNDIFCSTLPIFLITLLGSIIKNKWLTSEEFWRGIEKLSYFVLFPAMLFNYISTADLSVTSIIKLVIALIISTLLITLGLIIYQRKYNIDKIEFTSIFQGSIRYNSYIFFAAGSPLLGSSSLSIVAVISSYMIIFTNILSVMIFAYYVPDKSVTTTIRTSIVLMIKLIVRNPLIIASLVGFVFNYSNLELHLGLKKTLDSLSNAALAIGMLNVGAGLNFTIRQELLHSIIFTSFVKLIAFPLVSVVVLWMMSISGIDKSVGILYSSLPCASTAYVLSRQLGGDPDSMASIITFTTFFSVVTISIIMYVMG from the coding sequence ATGAATGATATTTTTTGCAGTACGTTGCCGATTTTTTTAATTACCTTACTTGGTAGTATTATAAAAAATAAATGGCTAACTTCAGAAGAATTTTGGCGTGGCATAGAGAAATTATCCTATTTTGTATTGTTTCCTGCAATGCTTTTTAACTATATCTCTACAGCAGATTTAAGCGTTACATCAATAATTAAGTTAGTAATCGCTCTTATTATTTCTACTCTTCTTATTACTTTAGGTCTAATAATTTATCAAAGAAAATACAATATTGATAAGATAGAATTCACTTCTATTTTTCAAGGATCAATTCGTTATAATAGCTACATTTTCTTTGCGGCAGGCAGTCCTTTGCTTGGCTCTAGCAGTCTTTCTATAGTTGCTGTTATTTCTTCTTACATGATTATTTTTACCAATATTTTATCAGTAATGATTTTTGCATATTACGTTCCTGATAAGTCGGTCACTACTACCATTAGAACTAGTATTGTTTTAATGATCAAGCTAATCGTACGCAATCCGCTTATTATTGCAAGCTTAGTAGGATTTGTTTTTAATTATTCAAACCTTGAACTACATTTAGGTCTTAAGAAAACTTTAGATAGTCTTTCTAATGCTGCTTTAGCGATTGGTATGTTAAATGTTGGGGCAGGGCTTAATTTTACTATTAGACAAGAGCTTTTACATAGCATAATATTTACGAGCTTTGTTAAGTTAATTGCTTTTCCGTTAGTGAGTGTAGTAGTGCTATGGATGATGTCAATTAGCGGGATAGATAAATCGGTAGGGATATTATATAGCTCTCTGCCTTGTGCAAGCACTGCTTATGTTTTATCACGTCAGCTTGGCGGCGATCCTGATTCGATGGCATCGATCATAACATTTACAACTTTCTTCTCGGTAGTTACTATATCGATTATTATGTATGTGATGGGGTAA
- a CDS encoding lysine--tRNA ligase: MSEILEDAIKSKAWPFEEAKKILDSLNGKTPEKGYVLFETGYGPSGLPHIGTFGENARMVMVQKAFEQLSNIKTKLICFSDDMDGLRKVPSNIPNPEMVAGYMDMPLTSIPDPFGECESYGHYMNAKLRSFLDKFGFEYEFYSSTEMYKAGMFDEMLIRVLEKYDEIMELMLPTFREERKATYSPFMPICPKTGKVLQVPIHKWDAKLGTITYKDENGETIEVPVTKGHCKLQWKPDFGMRWAALKVDYEMYGKDHLANGRLYSEICRILGEKPPVQLCYELFLDENGEKISKSKGNSISVDDWLKYAPVESMALFMYQNPTRAKRLFFDVIPKNVDEYITFNQKYHLEEDRTKRFANPVYHIHHGNVPKIETFGITYSLLLNLTSVCNPSDKSVLWGFISRYEPKAMPNNSPYLDHLAEFAIRYYNDFVKAHKSYLAPSEKHKAILQDILDMLKGLPEQIEAESIQKGIYDIGMKAGYENLRDYFKDLYQILLGQSDGPRLGTFIKLYGISETMKLIEEKL; this comes from the coding sequence ATGTCGGAAATTTTGGAAGATGCAATAAAGTCAAAAGCTTGGCCTTTTGAAGAGGCTAAAAAAATACTAGATAGCTTAAACGGCAAAACTCCTGAAAAAGGTTATGTATTGTTTGAAACAGGCTATGGTCCATCAGGGCTGCCGCATATTGGGACTTTTGGTGAAAATGCCCGTATGGTAATGGTGCAGAAAGCGTTTGAACAATTATCTAATATAAAGACTAAGCTGATCTGCTTTTCTGATGATATGGATGGCTTGCGTAAAGTGCCGAGTAATATCCCAAATCCTGAAATGGTAGCCGGATATATGGATATGCCGCTAACCTCTATTCCTGATCCTTTCGGCGAATGTGAAAGCTATGGGCATTATATGAATGCAAAACTCCGCTCATTCCTTGATAAATTTGGTTTTGAGTATGAATTTTATAGCAGCACGGAAATGTATAAAGCAGGGATGTTTGATGAAATGCTGATAAGAGTGCTTGAAAAATATGACGAAATAATGGAGCTGATGCTACCGACTTTTAGAGAAGAGCGGAAAGCTACCTATTCACCTTTCATGCCTATTTGTCCAAAAACTGGCAAGGTACTGCAAGTACCTATACATAAATGGGATGCAAAACTTGGTACAATAACTTATAAAGATGAAAACGGTGAGACAATAGAAGTACCTGTAACAAAAGGTCATTGTAAATTGCAGTGGAAGCCGGATTTCGGTATGCGTTGGGCAGCTTTAAAAGTTGATTATGAAATGTACGGGAAAGACCATTTAGCAAATGGTCGACTTTACTCTGAGATTTGCCGAATCTTAGGTGAAAAGCCGCCGGTACAATTATGTTATGAGCTATTCTTAGACGAAAATGGTGAAAAAATATCAAAGTCAAAAGGCAATAGTATTAGCGTTGATGATTGGCTTAAATATGCCCCTGTTGAAAGTATGGCTTTGTTTATGTACCAAAATCCTACTAGGGCTAAGAGATTGTTTTTTGATGTAATTCCTAAAAATGTTGATGAATATATTACCTTTAATCAAAAATATCATTTAGAAGAAGATAGAACAAAGCGTTTTGCAAATCCGGTTTATCATATTCATCATGGAAATGTGCCTAAAATTGAGACTTTTGGTATTACTTACTCGCTATTATTGAACCTAACTTCTGTGTGTAATCCGTCCGATAAGTCGGTACTTTGGGGTTTTATTAGCAGATATGAACCAAAAGCGATGCCAAATAATAGTCCTTATCTTGACCACTTAGCAGAATTTGCTATAAGATATTATAATGATTTTGTTAAAGCACATAAATCATATTTAGCTCCGTCTGAGAAGCATAAAGCTATTTTGCAAGATATTTTAGATATGTTAAAAGGTCTACCTGAGCAAATAGAAGCGGAAAGCATCCAAAAAGGAATTTATGATATCGGCATGAAAGCCGGATATGAAAATCTGCGTGATTATTTCAAAGATTTATACCAAATATTACTTGGGCAAAGCGATGGTCCAAGGCTTGGCACTTTCATAAAGCTTTATGGTATAAGCGAAACTATGAAGTTGATTGAAGAGAAATTATAG
- a CDS encoding disulfide bond formation protein B, whose protein sequence is MPFNTIINYIRKDSYKMLHIGLIAISITALATAYFAEYILRYAPCPLCVYERFPYLTLIKICLTALIIRQLSKYTLVFIFLTLLSSCILSTYHSMVERGIVQPSSLCSSMIRFPKGLSIEHIRQMLYSQPITSCTKPAIKLLGISMTEYNLLLNLGLLIGLLIVWLYPKESSL, encoded by the coding sequence ATGCCATTTAATACCATCATAAACTACATAAGAAAAGACAGCTATAAAATGCTGCATATAGGCTTAATTGCGATTTCTATAACGGCTCTTGCTACAGCTTATTTTGCTGAGTATATATTGCGTTATGCCCCCTGCCCTTTATGCGTTTACGAAAGATTTCCTTATCTAACATTAATAAAAATTTGTCTAACTGCTTTAATTATTAGGCAATTAAGTAAATATACTTTAGTATTTATTTTCTTAACACTACTTAGTTCATGTATATTATCAACCTATCATAGTATGGTGGAGCGAGGAATAGTTCAGCCAAGCAGTCTTTGTTCATCTATGATCCGCTTCCCAAAAGGCTTATCTATTGAGCATATTAGACAGATGCTTTATTCACAGCCAATAACTTCCTGCACCAAACCGGCAATTAAGCTTTTAGGCATTTCCATGACGGAATACAATTTACTCCTAAATCTCGGTCTTTTAATCGGATTGTTAATTGTTTGGCTTTATCCTAAAGAATCTTCATTATGA
- a CDS encoding ATP-binding cassette domain-containing protein, whose protein sequence is MKPYLYAEKVQFKVKERNEPIISETTLNIAEEEFVVVLGTNGSGKSTLTKILAGYLKPTSGQVFLDQMRIDKLPQLQKANMLLTITQKAEDRLFSELTLEENITLWESRFPANERKTDVEVLELIGLSKSKHFLSRLTQPLSNFSGGEKQLILLALAISHPPKILFLDEHTASLDPKASHEVMKKTAEIIDEHKITAVMITHNLEDAVNYGKRLIVLDNGKVAQDYLKPPAFSMKELKKILG, encoded by the coding sequence ATGAAACCTTATTTATATGCTGAGAAAGTGCAGTTTAAAGTAAAAGAGCGTAATGAGCCGATAATATCGGAAACTACTTTAAATATTGCCGAAGAAGAGTTTGTTGTAGTGCTTGGGACTAATGGCAGCGGTAAATCTACTTTAACCAAAATTCTAGCAGGTTATTTAAAGCCGACTAGCGGGCAGGTGTTTTTAGATCAAATGCGAATTGATAAATTACCGCAATTGCAAAAAGCTAATATGTTGCTAACTATAACCCAAAAAGCAGAAGATAGATTGTTTTCGGAGTTAACATTAGAAGAAAATATTACCCTATGGGAGAGCCGCTTTCCAGCAAATGAGCGTAAAACAGATGTGGAAGTATTAGAGCTTATCGGTTTATCGAAATCTAAGCATTTTTTGTCACGTCTAACGCAGCCACTTAGTAATTTTTCCGGTGGGGAGAAACAGCTTATATTGCTGGCACTAGCTATTTCTCATCCGCCTAAAATATTATTTCTAGATGAACATACTGCAAGCCTTGACCCTAAAGCTTCGCATGAAGTGATGAAAAAAACGGCAGAGATTATTGATGAGCATAAAATAACTGCCGTAATGATCACACATAATTTGGAAGATGCTGTAAATTACGGAAAAAGACTTATAGTTTTAGACAATGGTAAGGTAGCACAAGACTACCTAAAACCACCGGCTTTTTCTATGAAAGAATTGAAAAAGATATTAGGGTAA